Genomic window (Gemmatimonadales bacterium):
CAGCACCTGCAGGCGCGGCGGGGTCGTGTCGGGGGGGACGGGTGCGACCGGGTTGTCCGAGCACGCGCTGAGCGCGAGCAGGCCGGCGGCGCAGGGCAGGACTACGTTGCGAACGGTGCCGGGCCAGCGCACCATGACGGTCCTCCTAACAGGGTTCAACACTACGATGGCCCCCCCCTCCAGGCGCAACACGTGCGGCGTTCGGATTTGGAGTGGCACTTTTGGCGGGCCATACCTAACTCCCGAGCCGAGAGCTGCTTGCGCTTGGGCGCGGGCTCAACGCTCGGGCCAGCGGGGCTCCATCTGGAACGGCTCGAACGACATCGCCCCTCCGGGTGGAGGGGCGATTGTACCCCTGACGGGACCCGCGGGCAAGCGGCTGCTACGTGCCCCGGCGGATTCGAATGGCCCCGTTGACGGTGCGGATGTTCAGGGTGCGCCCGCCTTGGCCGATGCGGCCGCTCAGGCGCCGGGGCGACATGCGTCCGGTCACGGTGATCGGAAAGTCGCTGTTGATGTTGCCGTTCACCGTCGAGGCATCGAGGTCCGCGCCCAGGTCGCGCGGCAGCGTGACCGTCACGCTTCCGTTCACCGTGTTGAAGCGCAGCGGGCGACGACCGCCCGGCCCTATCACCGCGATGATGCTGCCGTTGACCGTGGTCGCCTCCGCCTCGCCATCGCTCGTCTCGATCCGCACGCCGGAATTGACGGTGCTCGCCTCGACCGGCCCGGTGAGGCCGAGGGCATCGACGCCGCCGTTGACCGTGCTGCCCGCGAACCCGACGCGGCGAGGCACGTGCACGGTGAATTCCACCTCGACGTCGTTGTTGTGCGTGCTCATGTGGCCGCCGCCCGGCTCGCACCGGTTGCCGCGGCCGGGGTAGACGGCGCAGATCGTGACGCCGCCCTCGTGCTCGACCACTTCTATCCGCACGTCGTCGGGGTCGTCGCGCCGGCCGCGCTTCTCGGCCGTCACCTCGACCTCGTTCCCCGTAGCCGGCTCGGCCGAAATCGAACCGTTCACGCCCCGGATCTCGATCGTCTTGCCCTCGGCGATGCGGCCGTGCCAGTTCCAGGTCGTTCCCTGCCGGATGGCGCCCGCGCCGGCGGGGCCATGGGGAAGCGCTGGAACCAGCGCGTACCACGCCGCCGCGACCACGATGCCTGCGATGCCGTACTTCATCATTCCTCCCGCTTCGGCGCCGCGACGCCGGCGCCACGCCTCAAGTAGATGCCGCCGCTGAAGGAGCGCAGCGTGAGCCGCGCGCCGCCGTTGCCCAGGGTGAACTCCCACTCGCGCTGCACCCGGCTGCCCGGCGTGAGCACGATCGGGAAATCCGACTCGAAGTCGCCGCTGAAGGTGCTCACGCTGATCGTCGCGTTGAGGCTGCCCGCGGCGCGCACCGTTACGTCGCCGGAATGCGCCTCGAAGCGGTAGCGGCCGTTCTGGGCCAGCCGCCCGGCGAACTCAATGCTGCCGCTCACCGTCTCCGCGCCGATCTCGCGGCCCTCGATCCCGTCCAGCGATATGTCACCCGAGACGCTGTGCGCGTTCACGCTCCCGCGGGCGTTCGAGACATCCACGTCGCCGCTGGTCGAACCGGCCTCGAGCGTACCCCGCACGTTGGTCACGCTGACGTCGCCCGAAACGCTCTGCACCATGACGTCGTCCGCGCCGCAATCGAGGGTGATGTCCCCCGAGACCGAGTTGAGGTTGACCGCGCCGCACACCCCGTCGATGTCAATGTCCGAAGAGATCGCGGTGACCTCGACCGGCGTGTTGTTGGGCACCGTGATCGTGTAGTCCACGTCAGCGTCGCCGCGGCGCGAGACCGTGCGCACCGAGACGCGGCCCGGGGATTCGTCCACCTCGACGCGGGCCCGGTCGTACTCGGCCACGACGCGAATCTGGTTGCGGCCCCAGGAGCGGATGGTGACGGTGCCGGAGATGTTCGACACCGAGAGCCTGGTGCCGGAGCGCGCGGCGAGCATGGTGTCGAGGGTCTGGGCCGAGAGCGCTCCCGCGCCCGCGGCACCGGCGATGACGGCGATGACGGCTGCGGATGCTGCGACAGAACGGTTCATGATCTCCTCAGCTCACCGGCATCGTGGCCGCGCGGCGCAGGACGTCGAGCTTCCGGCCGAGCGCGCGCTGTAGGTGGCTGTTCAAGTAGTTGTTATTGGGGTCCTGCTCGAGTGCATGCCGCGCTTGGGCGATCGCGGAGTCGATCACCTGGAGGCTCTGCTGGAGGACGCGCACCGTGGAGGTGTCGAGCTGAGACCGCCGGCCCGCGAGCAGTTGCTCGAGCTGCTGGATCGCTGGCGCATACGACTGGAACGCGTCGTCCGCGGGGCTCATCACTACCGGCGTCACTTGCACCCCGCCCGTGGCTCCCGAGGTCGGGCCCTGGGTCGCAGGCGTGCCGCGGGTCATCATCACCGCCACGCCCGCCGAGACCGCCATGAGCGTGACCGCCGCGGCGGCGAGCTGCGGGACCGAGAAGGCGAACCGGCGGCGGCGCGGCGCGAGGGGGATGACGTCGGCCGTGGACGCGTCGCCGATGCGCGACGCGATGCCCGCCCAGAGGTCGCGCTCCGGAGGCCGGTCGTCGAGCGCCCGCGCGCGACGTACCAGGCCGCGCAGGCTCTCCAGCGTCGCCCGGCACTCCGAGCACTGCGCGAGATGTGCCTCGGCCGCCGCGAGCGCGTCCCCGTGCAGCTCCCCGTCGAGGTAGGCCGAAAGCTCTTGGTTCAGATGTGCGCTCATGTCAGCGCTCCAGGTGGGCGCGCATCAGCATCCGCGCGCGGTGCAGCTGTGCCTTCGAAGTCCCGGACGTCACACCCAGCATCTCCGCGATCTCCTCGTGCCGGAACCCTTCCACGTCGTGCAACACGAACACTCGTCTTGCTCCCGGCGGCAGTCGCGCCACGGCGTCTTCCAGGTCCATTGCCGCTTCCACCGGGTGGCGCCGGCCCGGCGTGAGGTCCACGTCCGCCTCACTGTCGAACCGCCGCCGGCCCCGCGACTCGCCCTTCTGCCAGTTGAGGACCAGGTTCACGGCCAACCGGTGGAGCCAGGTCCCGAATTGCGCTTCGCCGCGAAAGGTCGAGAGCCGCTGCCAGGCCCTGACGAAGACGTCCTGCGTCAGCTCGTCCGGATCGCCGTCACCGCCCGCCATCCGCCGCACCAGCGAGTGGATCCTGGCCGAGTGCAGCCGGTAGAGCCGCTCGAACGCCTGCTGGTCCCCGGCCGCCGCCAGGGCGACGTCAGCCCCTTCGGAGTCGGCCTGGGCCAGCGAGTTGTCCGTCGACGGAGGTGGTGTCAGGCCGGCCTCCAAGCTCAGCGCTCTGATCGTCACGCACCCGATTGGACAGCCGAATGGGCCTAAGTAGTTGGAATGCCTGCCACTACAGTTGTAGAGCCGCCACGCCCTGCATCAGCCTGAGCTTGCGGTGCAGCGTGGAGCGGTCAATGCCGAGGACCTCGGCGGCCTTCAGCTTGTTGCCGTGGGTGGCCTCGAGCACGCGCAGGATGTAGCGACGCTCCACCTCCTCCAGCGTCAGGGTGGGCGGCAGCTCGTGCGGCGCGGTCCCGCCCTCCGGCGGCGCCACTTTCCCGATGGCGGGCGGGAGGTCGCGGAGGGTGATCGCTTTCCCCATGCGCAGGGCCAGAGCGCGGGCCAGGACGTTCTCGAGCTCGCGGACGTTGCCGGGCCACTGGTACGCCGTCAGTGCGGCGAGGGTATCGGGCGCGAGGTCGGCGTGCTCGAGCTGATAGCGGTCGGCGAGGCGCTTGATGAGTTGCTCGGCCAGCGCCGGGATATCCACCGGCCGCTCCCTAAGCGGGGGGATGTGGATGTGGACGATGTTGAGCCGGTAGAACAGGTCCTCGCGCATCCTGCCGGCCGCAACCTCGATCATCGGATCGCGGTTGGTGGCCGCTATGAGCCGCGCGTCGCTCCGGCGCGAC
Coding sequences:
- a CDS encoding zf-HC2 domain-containing protein, with protein sequence MSAHLNQELSAYLDGELHGDALAAAEAHLAQCSECRATLESLRGLVRRARALDDRPPERDLWAGIASRIGDASTADVIPLAPRRRRFAFSVPQLAAAAVTLMAVSAGVAVMMTRGTPATQGPTSGATGGVQVTPVVMSPADDAFQSYAPAIQQLEQLLAGRRSQLDTSTVRVLQQSLQVIDSAIAQARHALEQDPNNNYLNSHLQRALGRKLDVLRRAATMPVS
- a CDS encoding DUF4097 family beta strand repeat-containing protein encodes the protein MNRSVAASAAVIAVIAGAAGAGALSAQTLDTMLAARSGTRLSVSNISGTVTIRSWGRNQIRVVAEYDRARVEVDESPGRVSVRTVSRRGDADVDYTITVPNNTPVEVTAISSDIDIDGVCGAVNLNSVSGDITLDCGADDVMVQSVSGDVSVTNVRGTLEAGSTSGDVDVSNARGSVNAHSVSGDISLDGIEGREIGAETVSGSIEFAGRLAQNGRYRFEAHSGDVTVRAAGSLNATISVSTFSGDFESDFPIVLTPGSRVQREWEFTLGNGGARLTLRSFSGGIYLRRGAGVAAPKREE
- a CDS encoding RNA polymerase sigma factor, which encodes MTIRALSLEAGLTPPPSTDNSLAQADSEGADVALAAAGDQQAFERLYRLHSARIHSLVRRMAGGDGDPDELTQDVFVRAWQRLSTFRGEAQFGTWLHRLAVNLVLNWQKGESRGRRRFDSEADVDLTPGRRHPVEAAMDLEDAVARLPPGARRVFVLHDVEGFRHEEIAEMLGVTSGTSKAQLHRARMLMRAHLER